From one Nothobranchius furzeri strain GRZ-AD chromosome 2, NfurGRZ-RIMD1, whole genome shotgun sequence genomic stretch:
- the LOC129165186 gene encoding E3 ubiquitin-protein ligase RNF19B, with the protein MSSQEEKKYDPRDATLRFVNRPDDLDPLPPDEGDLGLRAEMSCGHAVTPQSLTGWCRSLLDQGQHKFKCPAFVVETQQLCNAEWSYQEVRRLAALTVDEMQHFEENMARMAPAEFCDFTTCPGCKSYVEREDLTNLCVECLVCEADKKDTFQFCWQCLRPWKGAVPRSDRCDNDGCINQDLELLRTCKTTNLRDVQGADPVPSIRACPTCGHKVEHDKTGCKNVICPRCQVEFCFVCLKITPVCLETSSYFIPCSDGVAPRQTSIPVWKRN; encoded by the exons ATGAGCTCTCAGGAGGAGAAAAAATACGACCCCAGAGACGCCACGCTGAGATTTGTCAACAGACCTGATGATCTGGATCCACTTC CCCCTGACGAAGGAGACCTGGGTCTCAGAGCTGAAATGTCCTGTGGTCATGCCGTCACCCCACAATCTCTCACCGGGTGGTGCCGCAGCCTGTTGGATCAG GGCCAGCATAAGTTCAAGTGTCCTGCCTTTGTGGTTGAAACCCAGCAGCTGTGTAACGCTGAGTGGTCGTACCAGGAAGTGCGCCGGCTTGCAGCCCTCACAGTTGATGAAATGCAGCACTTTGAGGAGAACATGGCTCGCATGGCTCCTGCAGAGTTCTGTGACTTTACCACA TGTCCTGGTTGTAAGTCCTACGTGGAGAGAGAGGACCTGACCAACCTCTGTGTGGAGTGTTTAGTGTGTGAAGCAGATAAAAAGGACACGTTCCAGTTCTGCTGGCAGTGTTTGAGGCCGTGGAAAGGTGCAGTTCCACGCTCTGACCGCTGTGACAATGATGGCTGCATCAACCAAGACCTGGAACTGCTCAGGACCTGTAAGACCACCAACCTCCGTGATGTGCAGGGAGCTGATCCTGTTCCCTCCATCCGGGCCTGTCCCACCTGTGGTCATAAGGTGGAGCACGACAAGACGGGCTGCAAGAACGTCATCTGTCCTCGCTGTCAGGTGGAGTTCTGCTTTGTGTGTCTGAAAATCACTCCTGTGTGTCTGGAGACCAGTTCCTACTTCATCCCCTGCAGTGATGGTGTGGCTCCCAGACAAACATCCATACCTGTGTGGAAAAGAAACTAA
- the LOC107372390 gene encoding ubiquitin carboxyl-terminal hydrolase 46-like isoform X3 → MEFTHWIAHGTTCSERGERAAEGDNVLCCPRISGVGGDATIYISSEEVCSRKQNRQQAKYHGFNLGSTCYLNSVLQVLFTTKEFRDNVIRTKVENPGADFIDRHLKHLFTELQNRKTKTRRILKALSINSVNELQDAAEYFEKILSKTSPDAAKDCVCLSLQIFHGQMTHRTTCSECGTQNDTDGPFWHLPLELVDSSSGNYSVICYEAPSRCSDSAAEEVRL, encoded by the exons atggagtttactcattggatcgcgcatgggactacatgctcagagaggggagagcgggcagcagagggcgacaacgtcctctgctgcccgcggataagcgGAGTAGGAGGTGACGCTACCATCtacatcagctctgaggaagtttgcagccgcaaacaaaaccgtcagcaag CTAAGTACCATGGGTTCAACCTTGGGTCAACATGTTACCTGAACAGCGTCCTGCAGGTTCTGTTCACGACCAAAGAGTTCAGAGATAATGTGATCAG AACAAAGGTGGAGAATCCTGGTGCAGATTTTATCGATCGCCATCTTAAACATCTGTTCACTGAGTTACAGAATCGGAAAACTAAGACACGCAGAATATTAAAGGCTCTGAGCATTAATAGCG TCAATGAACTCCAGGATGCTGCAGAGTACTTTGAGAAGATTTTAAGTAAAACCAGTCCTGATGCAGCAAAG GATTGTGTTTGTTTATCTCTGCAGATCTTCCATGGTCAGATGACACACAGAACCACTTGTTCTGAATGTGGCACACAGAACGACACAGATGGACCTTTCTGGCATCTTCCTCTTGAGCTGGTAGATTCCTCCAGTGGGAACTACAGCGTG